One Novosphingobium sp. EMRT-2 DNA segment encodes these proteins:
- a CDS encoding peroxiredoxin produces the protein MSERPGPGDALPDMALTTPDGGTVRTSDFAGRKLVLFFYPKDDTPGCTTENKDFSALAGEFDAAGAALLGVSKDPPKKHAKFIEKHGLAAPLASDAEEGGLSDALGIWTEKSMYGRTYMGMERTTYLVGADGRIARVWNKVKVKGHAEEVLAAAKAL, from the coding sequence ATGAGCGAGAGACCCGGCCCGGGCGATGCCCTGCCTGACATGGCCCTGACCACGCCCGATGGCGGCACGGTGCGCACGTCCGATTTCGCGGGCCGCAAGCTGGTGCTGTTCTTCTACCCCAAGGACGATACCCCCGGCTGCACCACCGAGAACAAGGATTTCTCCGCGTTGGCCGGCGAATTCGACGCCGCCGGCGCCGCGCTGTTGGGGGTGAGCAAGGACCCGCCCAAGAAGCACGCGAAGTTCATCGAGAAGCACGGCCTGGCCGCGCCGCTCGCCTCCGATGCAGAGGAGGGCGGGCTGTCTGACGCCCTGGGCATCTGGACCGAAAAGTCGATGTACGGCCGCACCTACATGGGCATGGAGCGCACGACCTACCTGGTCGGCGCGGACGGCCGGATCGCGCGGGTCTGGAACAAGGTGAAGGTCAAAGGCCACGCCGAGGAAGTGCTCGCCGCCGCCAAGGCGCTTTGA
- a CDS encoding ferritin-like domain-containing protein — translation MTDRPSVSAAIRAAMLTAAPDAKVMATRAVARDWAAGRLAFRFEAAMPDMPARPAAPVLLRPNAMPKRGRGGSERGRIALLHALAHIEFVAIDLALDAAGRFGAERGAQFVSDWLSVAADEAMHHALLARRLRTLGSFYGAMPAHDGLWDAARETAHDIAARLAVVPMVLEARGLDVTPTTIERFTAVGDERSARILSRILADEIRHVRFGTSHFAQVCQERAESPPDLWRTLVARHFRGTVKPPFNDSARRSAGLSYDFLKGVA, via the coding sequence ATGACCGATCGCCCGAGCGTTTCCGCCGCGATCCGCGCGGCCATGCTGACCGCCGCGCCCGATGCGAAGGTCATGGCCACGCGGGCCGTGGCGCGCGACTGGGCGGCGGGGCGGCTGGCCTTCCGCTTCGAGGCCGCGATGCCCGACATGCCGGCCCGGCCCGCCGCACCCGTCCTGCTGCGGCCCAACGCCATGCCCAAGCGCGGGCGCGGCGGATCGGAGCGCGGCCGCATCGCCCTGCTCCACGCGCTGGCGCATATCGAATTCGTCGCGATCGATCTGGCGCTGGACGCGGCCGGACGGTTCGGCGCGGAGCGCGGCGCGCAGTTCGTCTCGGACTGGTTGTCGGTGGCCGCCGACGAAGCGATGCACCACGCCCTGCTCGCGCGGCGGCTGCGCACGCTGGGCAGCTTCTATGGCGCGATGCCCGCCCACGACGGCTTGTGGGATGCCGCGCGGGAGACCGCTCACGATATCGCCGCGCGCCTTGCGGTGGTGCCCATGGTGCTGGAAGCGCGCGGGCTGGACGTGACGCCGACCACGATCGAACGCTTCACCGCCGTTGGCGATGAACGCAGCGCGCGCATCCTGTCCCGCATCCTGGCCGACGAAATTCGCCATGTGCGCTTCGGCACATCGCACTTCGCGCAAGTCTGCCAGGAACGGGCTGAATCGCCGCCCGACCTGTGGCGAACGCTGGTTGCGCGGCATTTTCGCGGCACTGTTAAGCCACCGTTCAACGACTCAGCGCGTCGATCAGCCGGTTTATCGTATGATTTCCTGAAAGGGGTTGCCTAA
- a CDS encoding M23 family metallopeptidase: MSQNKTFQSVFGALAAATFAFSAAPALANSAAAADIAAPLRAAEAAKTGASDNGDEEFHQLFASWQALDTGSSTAAPVRRSGPVSIPSLIPVTSSRSMSSGFGLRVHPVLGGLRAHKGIDLPAPTGTPIHATADGVVGRADWFSGYGLYVQLEHGGNMETRYGHMSRIAVAEGQTVHKGDVIGYVGSTGRSTGPHLHYEVRVAGEAVNPLPYMQTPASGLLVTNDPAEGRGGPE, from the coding sequence ATGTCGCAAAACAAAACCTTCCAGTCGGTCTTCGGTGCCCTTGCCGCCGCAACCTTCGCATTCTCCGCCGCTCCGGCTTTGGCCAACAGCGCCGCCGCCGCCGATATCGCCGCTCCGCTCCGCGCCGCGGAAGCCGCCAAGACCGGCGCTTCGGATAACGGCGACGAGGAATTTCACCAGCTTTTCGCCAGCTGGCAGGCTCTCGATACCGGTTCGTCGACCGCAGCGCCCGTGCGCCGCTCCGGCCCGGTTTCCATCCCCTCGCTGATCCCGGTCACCAGCAGCCGTTCCATGAGCAGCGGCTTTGGCCTGCGCGTCCATCCGGTTCTCGGCGGTCTGCGCGCCCACAAGGGCATCGATCTTCCCGCGCCCACTGGCACGCCGATCCATGCGACCGCCGATGGCGTCGTCGGCCGCGCCGACTGGTTCAGCGGCTACGGCCTCTATGTTCAGCTCGAACATGGCGGCAACATGGAAACGCGCTATGGCCACATGTCGCGCATTGCCGTTGCCGAAGGCCAGACCGTCCACAAGGGTGACGTGATCGGCTATGTCGGTTCGACCGGCCGTTCCACCGGCCCGCACCTGCACTATGAAGTCCGGGTTGCCGGCGAAGCCGTGAACCCGCTGCCTTACATGCAGACGCCCGCGAGCGGCCTGCTTGTCACCAACGACCCGGCCGAAGGACGCGGCGGACCCGAATAA
- a CDS encoding pyridoxamine 5'-phosphate oxidase family protein produces MAYGFLDIAMTPSVRAAQRAMGSADMWTDIRTDRSFDRFTEAEAAFIAARDSFYMASTSETGWPYVQHRGGTPGFLRMIDDRTLAFADYRGNRQYISLGNLSADDRVALILMDYPRRRRMKIYAHVEVVALDADPELTAKVIDPRDKAKPERIFVLRLRAFDWNCPQHITPRYTDREVALAIQPLRDQLATLEAENAALRARIATQEGHDDD; encoded by the coding sequence ATGGCCTACGGTTTTCTGGACATCGCGATGACGCCGAGCGTGCGCGCGGCGCAGCGCGCCATGGGCAGCGCGGACATGTGGACCGATATCCGCACGGATCGTTCGTTCGATCGCTTTACGGAAGCGGAAGCCGCCTTCATTGCCGCGCGGGACAGCTTCTACATGGCCAGCACCTCGGAAACCGGCTGGCCCTATGTTCAGCACCGGGGCGGAACGCCCGGCTTCCTGCGGATGATCGACGATCGCACGCTTGCCTTCGCGGACTATCGCGGCAACCGGCAGTACATCAGCCTGGGCAATCTGTCGGCCGATGACCGGGTTGCCCTGATCCTCATGGACTATCCTCGTCGGCGGCGCATGAAAATCTATGCCCACGTAGAGGTGGTGGCGCTCGATGCCGATCCGGAACTGACCGCCAAAGTGATCGATCCGCGCGACAAGGCGAAGCCGGAACGGATTTTCGTTCTGCGGCTGCGCGCCTTCGACTGGAACTGCCCGCAGCATATCACGCCACGCTACACGGACCGCGAAGTGGCGCTGGCCATCCAGCCGCTGCGCGATCAGCTTGCCACGCTCGAAGCGGAAAACGCGGCGCTCCGCGCCCGCATCGCCACCCAGGAAGGACACGACGATGACTGA
- a CDS encoding nuclear transport factor 2 family protein, translating into MTEQRPPLPPFSEETAITKVRLAEDAWNSRDPERVALAYTPDSLWRNRDTFLQGRAAIVAFLAAKWQRERDYRLIKELWAFHENRIAVRFAYEWRDQAGQWFRSYGNENWEFDEHGLMRRRIASINDAPIAEADRRFHWPQGRRPDDYESLSAFGF; encoded by the coding sequence ATGACTGAACAGCGCCCTCCGCTGCCCCCGTTCTCCGAAGAGACCGCCATCACCAAGGTCCGGCTGGCCGAGGACGCCTGGAACAGCCGCGATCCGGAACGGGTGGCGCTGGCCTATACGCCGGACAGTCTCTGGCGCAACCGCGACACCTTCCTGCAAGGGCGCGCCGCGATCGTGGCGTTTCTCGCCGCCAAGTGGCAGCGCGAGCGGGACTATCGCCTTATCAAGGAACTGTGGGCCTTCCACGAAAACCGGATCGCCGTGCGCTTCGCCTACGAATGGCGGGACCAGGCCGGGCAATGGTTCCGGTCCTACGGCAACGAGAACTGGGAGTTCGACGAACACGGGCTGATGCGGCGGCGCATTGCCAGCATCAACGACGCGCCGATTGCCGAAGCCGACAGGCGCTTCCACTGGCCGCAAGGACGGCGGCCCGACGATTATGAGAGCCTGTCCGCGTTCGGATTCTGA
- a CDS encoding acyl-CoA synthetase, with product MQYHPTFHARTNPDRPAVIMGGSGRTITYRELDEASNRAAQLFRSRGLKIGDTIAICLENHPDFFSVAWGAQRAGLVYVAVSSRLTAPEIAYIAKDSGAKLLIGSAYLAPVLDEVAALDPDLPQLRFGGEGNLSAEAAFAAMPATSIADERAGCDMLYSSGTTGKPKGVRVPLPEDPAIGAPNSLLALASQAFGIGPDAVYLSPAPLYHAAPLRWSMTVHRLGGTVVVMEKFDPEAALDLIQRLKVTDSQWVPTHFVRMLKLPEEVRARYDVSSLKNAIHAAAPCPVPVKKAMIEWWGPVLREYYAGTEGNGFTFISSEEWLQRPGSVGRALLGTIRICDENGDEVPRGTEGQVFFEGGSVFSYHNDPDKTRDATNKHGWTSLGDVGIQDEEGYLFLTDRKSFMIISGGVNIYPQEIENLLVHHPKVADAAVIGAPDPDMGERVIAVVQPANMADAGPELAAELTEWLAPQLSRVKMPRTIDFREELPREPTGKLFKRLLRDEYRAAAEAAKSPTA from the coding sequence ATGCAATACCATCCGACGTTCCATGCCCGGACCAATCCCGATCGCCCGGCAGTGATCATGGGCGGGAGCGGACGGACCATCACCTATCGCGAGCTGGACGAAGCCAGCAACCGGGCGGCGCAACTGTTCCGGTCGCGCGGGCTGAAGATCGGCGACACGATCGCGATCTGCCTTGAGAACCATCCCGATTTCTTCTCGGTCGCCTGGGGCGCGCAGCGGGCCGGGCTGGTCTATGTCGCAGTCTCCAGCCGCCTTACCGCGCCGGAAATCGCCTATATCGCCAAGGACAGCGGCGCGAAGCTGCTGATCGGTTCGGCCTATCTCGCCCCCGTTCTCGATGAAGTCGCCGCGCTCGATCCCGACCTGCCCCAATTGCGGTTCGGCGGAGAGGGCAACCTCAGCGCCGAAGCGGCGTTCGCGGCCATGCCCGCCACGTCCATCGCCGACGAGCGCGCGGGCTGTGACATGCTCTATTCCTCCGGCACCACGGGCAAGCCCAAGGGCGTGCGCGTGCCGCTGCCGGAAGACCCGGCAATCGGCGCGCCGAATTCGCTGCTGGCGCTCGCCTCGCAGGCGTTCGGCATCGGGCCGGACGCCGTCTATCTCTCCCCTGCCCCGCTCTATCATGCCGCGCCGTTGCGCTGGTCGATGACGGTGCATCGCCTTGGCGGCACCGTCGTCGTGATGGAAAAGTTCGATCCGGAAGCGGCGCTGGACCTGATCCAGAGGCTCAAGGTCACCGACAGCCAGTGGGTGCCGACCCATTTCGTGCGGATGCTCAAGCTGCCGGAGGAGGTCCGCGCCCGCTATGACGTGTCCTCGCTCAAGAACGCGATCCACGCCGCCGCGCCCTGCCCCGTGCCGGTGAAGAAGGCGATGATCGAATGGTGGGGGCCAGTGCTGCGCGAATACTACGCGGGCACCGAAGGCAACGGCTTCACGTTCATTTCCAGCGAGGAATGGCTGCAACGGCCGGGCTCGGTCGGGCGCGCGCTGCTGGGCACGATCCGCATTTGCGACGAGAACGGCGACGAGGTGCCACGCGGCACCGAGGGGCAGGTGTTCTTCGAGGGCGGCAGCGTGTTCAGCTATCACAACGATCCTGACAAGACGCGCGATGCCACCAACAAGCACGGCTGGACCAGCCTGGGCGACGTGGGCATCCAGGACGAGGAAGGCTATCTGTTCCTCACCGACCGCAAGAGCTTCATGATCATTTCGGGTGGGGTGAACATCTATCCGCAGGAGATCGAGAACCTGCTGGTGCATCATCCCAAGGTCGCCGATGCCGCCGTGATCGGCGCGCCCGATCCCGACATGGGCGAACGCGTGATCGCCGTGGTCCAGCCCGCGAACATGGCCGACGCCGGGCCAGAGCTTGCCGCCGAACTGACCGAATGGCTCGCCCCGCAGCTTTCGCGGGTGAAGATGCCGCGCACGATCGATTTCCGCGAGGAACTGCCGCGCGAACCCACGGGCAAGCTGTTCAAGCGCCTGCTGCGCGATGAATACCGCGCCGCCGCCGAAGCCGCGAAATCACCAACCGCCTGA
- a CDS encoding cytochrome P450 — translation MASTTTPLAPADYARAVIDPHAYAAWDPLLDKFDWLRTNMPVARIEAPDDSHDPFWLLTRFDDAMKVSKANTTFLNHPRASVFGLKSSEALIKDITGGSPHLVESLVQIDAPKHPKLRRLTQDWFMPKNLVKLEGEIRKIANAAVDRLLAHGSEGDFTKLVSSPYPLHVVMQILGVPEEDEARMLVLTQQMFGGQDEDLSQSGLKNLTPEQISLIVAGAVKDFEAYFAGLARHRRANPTDDLATVIANAVIDGEPMSDRDTAGYYIITASAGHDTTSASTAGAMLALARDPAQFARVKADRGLLAGIVEEAIRWTSPVQHFMRTAAEDTEVGGQAIAKGDWLMINYVAANHDPERFEDPRRFDASRQANRHIAFGAGAHQCLGLHLARLEMRILFEALLDRLDSIELAGEPRRASSTFVGGLKALPLRWKAA, via the coding sequence ATGGCCTCCACCACCACGCCCCTGGCCCCTGCCGACTATGCGCGCGCCGTCATCGATCCGCACGCTTATGCCGCGTGGGATCCGTTGCTCGACAAGTTCGACTGGCTGCGCACGAACATGCCGGTAGCGCGCATCGAGGCGCCGGACGATTCGCACGATCCGTTCTGGCTGCTGACCCGCTTCGACGACGCGATGAAGGTGAGCAAGGCCAACACGACCTTCCTCAACCACCCGCGCGCCAGCGTGTTCGGGCTGAAGTCCAGCGAAGCGTTGATCAAGGATATCACCGGCGGCAGCCCGCACCTTGTCGAATCGCTGGTGCAGATCGATGCGCCCAAGCACCCCAAGCTGCGCCGGCTGACGCAGGACTGGTTCATGCCCAAGAACCTGGTCAAGCTGGAGGGCGAAATCCGCAAGATCGCCAACGCGGCGGTCGATCGCCTGCTGGCGCATGGCAGCGAGGGGGATTTCACCAAGCTGGTCTCCTCGCCCTATCCGCTGCACGTCGTCATGCAGATCCTGGGCGTGCCCGAGGAGGACGAGGCGCGGATGCTGGTGCTGACCCAGCAGATGTTCGGCGGGCAGGATGAAGACCTCAGCCAGTCGGGCCTGAAAAACCTGACGCCCGAACAGATTTCCCTGATCGTGGCGGGCGCGGTGAAGGATTTCGAAGCCTATTTCGCCGGGCTGGCCCGCCATCGCCGGGCGAATCCCACTGACGATCTCGCCACCGTGATCGCCAACGCGGTGATCGATGGCGAACCGATGAGCGACCGGGACACCGCCGGTTACTACATCATCACCGCCAGCGCGGGACACGATACCACATCGGCCTCCACGGCGGGCGCGATGCTGGCTTTGGCGCGCGATCCGGCACAGTTCGCGCGGGTGAAGGCCGATCGCGGCCTGCTGGCCGGCATCGTCGAGGAAGCGATCCGCTGGACCTCGCCGGTCCAGCACTTCATGCGCACGGCGGCGGAGGACACCGAAGTCGGCGGGCAGGCCATTGCCAAGGGCGACTGGCTGATGATCAACTACGTCGCGGCGAACCACGATCCCGAACGGTTCGAGGACCCGCGCCGGTTCGACGCCTCGCGCCAGGCCAACCGCCACATCGCCTTCGGCGCGGGCGCGCACCAGTGCCTGGGCCTGCACCTCGCCCGGCTGGAAATGCGCATCCTGTTCGAAGCGCTGCTGGACCGACTCGACAGCATCGAACTGGCCGGCGAACCGCGCCGGGCAAGTTCCACCTTCGTGGGCGGGCTTAAGGCGCTGCCGCTGCGCTGGAAGGCCGCCTGA
- the murA gene encoding UDP-N-acetylglucosamine 1-carboxyvinyltransferase, translating into MDKIIIRGGKRLSGTVPVSGAKNAALTLLPCALLTDEPVTLRNLPRLADIDGFQHLMNQFGTSTSIAGARPEDFGRVMTLQATRLTSTVAPYDLVRKMRASILVLGPLLARAGEATVSLPGGCAIGNRPIDLHLKALEAFGAQIELAAGYVRAIAPDGGLPGGRYSFPVVSVGATENAVMAAVLAKGKSTLHNAAREPEIVDLCNLLVAMGAQIEGIGTSDLTIHGVDRLHGATYMVMPDRIEAGSYACAAAITGGEVTLAGARIEDMEATVQALRDAGVRVEPVKGGIHVAADGPLRPVTISTAPYPGFATDMQAQLMAMLCLAQGSSVLTETIFENRYMHVPELNRMGARIETKGRTAIVHGVDKLTGAEVMATDLRASMSLVIAGLAAEGETQVHRLYHLDRGYERLEEKFALLGADVERVGGD; encoded by the coding sequence ATGGACAAGATCATCATTCGCGGCGGCAAGCGCCTTTCGGGTACGGTTCCGGTCTCCGGCGCGAAGAACGCCGCGCTGACGCTGCTGCCTTGCGCGCTGCTGACGGATGAGCCGGTTACCCTGCGCAACCTGCCGCGCCTGGCCGACATCGACGGCTTCCAGCACCTGATGAACCAGTTCGGGACGTCAACGTCGATCGCCGGCGCGCGGCCCGAGGATTTCGGCCGGGTGATGACGTTGCAGGCGACGCGGCTGACGTCCACCGTCGCCCCCTATGACCTCGTGCGCAAGATGCGCGCCTCGATCCTCGTGCTCGGCCCACTGCTGGCCCGTGCCGGCGAGGCGACCGTTTCGCTGCCCGGCGGCTGCGCCATCGGCAACCGCCCGATCGACCTGCATCTGAAGGCGCTCGAAGCCTTCGGCGCGCAGATCGAGCTCGCCGCCGGCTATGTGCGCGCCATCGCCCCCGATGGCGGCCTGCCCGGCGGGCGCTACAGCTTCCCCGTGGTCTCGGTCGGCGCGACCGAGAACGCGGTCATGGCGGCCGTGCTCGCCAAGGGCAAAAGCACGCTGCACAACGCCGCGCGCGAACCGGAAATCGTGGACCTGTGCAACCTGCTCGTCGCCATGGGCGCGCAGATCGAAGGGATCGGCACGTCCGACCTGACCATCCACGGCGTCGATCGCCTGCACGGCGCGACCTACATGGTCATGCCGGACCGGATCGAGGCGGGCAGCTATGCCTGCGCCGCGGCGATCACCGGCGGCGAAGTGACGCTGGCCGGCGCAAGGATCGAGGACATGGAAGCGACCGTGCAGGCGTTGCGCGACGCGGGCGTGCGCGTGGAGCCGGTCAAGGGCGGCATCCACGTCGCCGCCGACGGCCCGCTGCGCCCCGTCACCATCTCCACCGCCCCCTACCCCGGCTTCGCCACCGACATGCAGGCGCAGCTCATGGCCATGCTGTGCCTGGCGCAAGGCTCCAGCGTGCTGACCGAAACGATCTTCGAAAACCGCTACATGCACGTTCCCGAACTGAACCGCATGGGCGCGCGGATCGAGACCAAGGGCCGCACGGCGATCGTTCACGGCGTCGACAAGCTGACCGGGGCCGAAGTCATGGCGACCGACCTGCGCGCGTCGATGAGCCTGGTCATCGCCGGCCTCGCCGCCGAAGGCGAAACGCAGGTACACCGGCTGTACCACCTCGATCGCGGCTACGAGCGGCTCGAAGAGAAGTTCGCGCTGCTCGGCGCCGATGTGGAGCGCGTCGGCGGGGACTGA
- a CDS encoding DUF1905 domain-containing protein: MTDRRDPLVSLDFEALLIEWRGPAPFVFAPIPDRHRGEIAHAARQASYGWGVVPVAAVIGKTRFTTSLFPRDGGYLLPVKVAVQRAESIGPGARVSAHIEIG; this comes from the coding sequence ATGACGGATAGGCGCGATCCCCTGGTTAGCCTCGATTTTGAAGCGCTTCTGATCGAATGGCGCGGTCCGGCGCCGTTTGTGTTCGCGCCGATCCCCGATCGCCATCGCGGCGAGATCGCCCATGCGGCCCGCCAGGCGAGTTACGGCTGGGGGGTGGTGCCGGTGGCGGCGGTGATCGGGAAAACGCGCTTCACCACGTCGCTTTTCCCGCGCGACGGCGGCTATCTGCTGCCGGTCAAGGTCGCTGTGCAACGGGCAGAGAGCATCGGCCCAGGCGCGCGCGTGTCCGCGCATATCGAGATCGGCTGA
- a CDS encoding ribbon-helix-helix domain-containing protein produces MASLYHPPVKRSVEIAGHKTSISLEPLFWEMLRAAAEAEALPINALVARIDAQRIASPTPPGLASAIRLWLVARVGIGLAHDG; encoded by the coding sequence GTGGCTTCGCTCTACCATCCTCCCGTCAAGCGTTCGGTGGAGATCGCCGGGCACAAGACCTCGATCAGCCTGGAACCGCTGTTCTGGGAGATGCTCCGCGCCGCCGCCGAGGCGGAAGCGCTGCCGATCAACGCGCTGGTGGCGCGCATCGACGCCCAGCGCATCGCCAGCCCCACGCCGCCCGGCCTTGCCAGCGCCATCCGGCTGTGGCTGGTGGCGCGCGTGGGGATTGGCCTTGCGCATGACGGATAG
- the phbB gene encoding acetoacetyl-CoA reductase translates to MARVAIVTGGTRGIGEAISLALRDLGFTVAANYAGNAEKAKAFTDATGIKAYRWDVGDHQACLDGCAQVAADFGSVDVVVNNAGVTRDGVLHKMTFDDWNEVMRINLGGCFNMAKATFPGMRERGWGRIVNIGSINGQAGQYGQVNYAAAKSGIHGFTKALAQEGAKYGVTVNAIAPGYIDTDMVAAVPPAVLEKIVAKIPVGRLGHASEIARGVAFLCSEEAGFVTGSTLSINGGQHMY, encoded by the coding sequence ATGGCGCGTGTTGCAATTGTTACCGGCGGTACTCGGGGTATTGGCGAAGCGATCAGTCTTGCACTCCGGGACCTCGGTTTTACGGTCGCCGCCAACTATGCCGGCAATGCCGAGAAGGCCAAGGCCTTCACCGACGCCACCGGCATCAAGGCCTATCGCTGGGACGTCGGCGATCATCAGGCTTGCCTTGACGGGTGCGCGCAGGTGGCGGCGGATTTCGGCTCTGTCGATGTCGTGGTGAACAACGCCGGCGTGACGCGGGACGGTGTGCTGCACAAGATGACGTTCGATGACTGGAACGAGGTCATGCGCATCAACCTGGGCGGGTGCTTCAACATGGCCAAGGCGACCTTCCCGGGCATGCGCGAACGAGGCTGGGGGCGCATCGTCAACATCGGTTCGATCAACGGGCAGGCCGGGCAATATGGCCAGGTCAACTATGCCGCGGCCAAGTCCGGCATCCACGGCTTCACCAAGGCGCTGGCTCAGGAAGGCGCGAAATACGGCGTGACCGTCAACGCGATCGCGCCGGGCTACATCGATACCGACATGGTCGCGGCGGTGCCGCCCGCCGTGCTGGAGAAGATCGTCGCCAAGATTCCGGTCGGCCGGCTGGGCCATGCTTCCGAAATCGCGCGCGGCGTGGCGTTCCTCTGTTCGGAAGAGGCGGGCTTTGTCACCGGATCGACGCTGTCGATCAACGGCGGCCAGCATATGTACTGA
- a CDS encoding DUF3576 domain-containing protein yields MLGTLALGLSACGHKKQRPRLDLAASKVTTIGVNAYLWRASLETLSFMPLLQTDSNGGVIVTDWYANPKNPGERVKVTVSILDQDLRADALRVAASRQVSQNGQWVDAPVQAATVQKLEDVILTKARDLRRQTIKG; encoded by the coding sequence GTGCTCGGCACGCTGGCGCTGGGGCTGTCCGCCTGCGGTCACAAGAAGCAGCGCCCCCGGCTGGACCTGGCCGCCAGCAAGGTGACGACGATCGGCGTCAACGCCTACCTCTGGCGCGCCAGTCTCGAAACGCTCTCGTTCATGCCGCTGCTGCAGACCGACAGCAACGGCGGCGTGATCGTCACCGACTGGTACGCCAATCCGAAGAACCCGGGTGAGCGCGTCAAGGTCACCGTGTCGATCCTCGATCAGGACCTGCGCGCCGACGCGCTGCGCGTCGCCGCCAGCCGGCAGGTCTCGCAGAACGGCCAGTGGGTCGATGCGCCCGTGCAGGCCGCCACCGTGCAGAAGCTGGAAGACGTGATCCTGACCAAGGCGCGCGACCTGCGCCGCCAGACGATCAAGGGCTGA